In Tripterygium wilfordii isolate XIE 37 chromosome 15, ASM1340144v1, whole genome shotgun sequence, one DNA window encodes the following:
- the LOC120016072 gene encoding 26S proteasome non-ATPase regulatory subunit 8 homolog A-like → MNPKLTEASQLFERFKSALVRNDFDTCANLLSQLKVLLTRFRSLPPLFEDTPNAIHELTLARDIYEHAVILSMKTEDQDAFERDFFQLKPYYTDASGCLPSSPQEYILLGLNLLRLLVQNRIAEFHTELELLSSTALDNPCIKHAVELEQSFMEGAYNCVLSARQTAPHESFVYFMDLLAKTVRDEIAGCSEKAYDYLSINDARQMLLFSSDKELLDYIREDHPEWEIKNGCVFFQKAKESAPCKEIPSLQLINQTLSYARELERIV, encoded by the exons ATGAATCCAAAGCTAACAGAGGCGTCGCAGCTGTTCGAGCGTTTCAAATCTGCTCTTGTGAGGAACGATTTCGATACCTGCGCAAATCTACTCTCTCAACTTAAG GTCTTGCTTACAAGATTCAGAAGCCTACCACCTTTATTTGAAGACACTCCAAATGCAATCCATGAATTGACATTAGCGA GGGACATATATGAGCATGCAGTTATTTTGAGCATGAAAACTGAGGATCAGGATGCATTTGAGAGGGATTTCTTTCAATTAAAGCCATATTACACAGATGCCAG TGGTTGCCTTCCTTCATCTCCTCAAGAGTACATATTATTAGGTCTCAACCTGTTGAGGCTCCTCGTGCAGAACAGAATCGCAGAGTTCCACACTGAATTGGAACTGCTCTCATCTACAGCTCTGGATAATCCTTGCATCAAGCATGCTGTAGAGCTGGAGCAATCCTTCATGGAAGGAGCTTATAACTGTGTGTTGAGTGCTAGGCAGACTGCACCACATGAATCTTTTGTTTACTTTATGGATCTTCTTGCAAAGACAGTAAG AGATGAAATAGCCGGCTGCAGTGAGAAGGCATATGATTATCTTTCAATAAATGATGCTCGCCAAATGCTGTTGTTTTCTTCTGACAAGGAACTTTTGGATTACATCAGGGAG GATCACCCTGAGTGGGAGATAAAGAACGGATGCGTGTTTTTCCAGAAGGCAAAGGAAAGCGCGCCTTGCAAAGAGATACCATCTCTACAACTTATCAATCAAACGCTGAGTTATGCAAGAGAGCTGGAGCGGATTGTGTAA
- the LOC120017104 gene encoding 30S ribosomal protein S6 alpha, chloroplastic-like isoform X2, which translates to MASSSFTSTQTHSSNSLFCTKNHSKIPSPPLLSFTHSLKLFPSSSSPKSLFLQRKQSSENGLSTIKVQNFEFSDSLFEGTFGSGDDPTSPPGSGITVVEDKEEIPCPVGLRRYETMAVLRPDMAEEERLFLTQKYEELLVTGGGMYVEVFNRGVIPLAYTIKKRNKAGESNTYLDGIYLLFTYFTRPESLSALEETLKADDDVVRSSSFKIKHRKY; encoded by the exons ATGGCATCGTCTTCGTTTACATCAACACAGACCCATTCTTCAAATTCCCTCTTTTGTACCAAGAATCATTCCAAAATCCCATCTCCGCCGCTTCTATCCTTCACTCATAGCCTCAAACTGTTCCCTTCGAGTTCGAGTCCCAAATCTCTCTTCCTGCAAAGAAAACAGAGCAGCGAGAATGGTCTATCCACGATCAAGGtccaaaattttgaattctcGGACTCATTATTCGAAGGTACATTCGGTTCAGGCGACGACCCAACATCTCCTCCCGGGTCAGGCATCACGGTCGTGGAAGACAAGGAGGAGATTCCGTGCCCAGTGGGTCTTCGACGATACGAGACCATGGCTGTTCTGAGACCTGACATGGCCGAGGAGGAGCGCCTCTTCCTCACCCAGAAGTACGAGGAG TTGCTTGTTACCGGGGGTGGAATGTATGTAGAAGTATTCAACAGAGGGGTCATCCCGCTCGCCTATACCatcaagaagagaaacaaaGCTGGGGAGTCTAACACTTACTTGGATGGCATCTACCTCCTCTTTACCTACTTCACAAGACCTGAGTCCCTTTCAGCACTTGAGGAAACTCTGAAAGCTGATGATGATGTTGTTCGATCATCCAgtttcaaaatcaaacacaGGAAATACTGA
- the LOC120017104 gene encoding probable E3 ubiquitin-protein ligase RHA4A isoform X1, whose translation MALPPTPTPSHLYPQALQLKLYQAFIFSIPILFSIILFLLFYLFYLKRRASTLSSSPPPILPRSSNEGTPYVVSVGLKGELKNKLPSILCDEETRTRESQCCVCLGEFELKEELLQVPSCKHVFHSDCIHNWLHSNSTCPLCRCSVIPTIKLLNPAPPPLSVVLLPQQDNLNQNISSQEQQQQSENRQEEEVRDSSNSAELSNEHVVIQIESSSSSTECVQASKSRISSSS comes from the exons ATGGCTTTACCTCCAACTCCAACAccttcacatctttaccctcaAGCTCTTCAACTCAAACTTTACCAGGCTTTCATATTCTCAATTCCAATTCTCTTCTCTATCATCCTCTTCTTGTTGTTCTACTTGTTCTACCTCAAGAGGAGGGCTTCAACACTCTCTTCTTCACCTCCACCAATACTTCCAAGAAGTTCCAATGAAGGCACTCCATATGTAGTCTCT GTGGGTTTGAAGGGGGAGCTCAAGAACAAGTTACCAAGTATCTTATGTGATGAAGAAACAAGGACAAGAGAATCACA ATGTTGTGTTTGTTTGGGAGAATTTGAGCTGAAAGAGGAGTTGCTTCAAGTGCCCTCATGCAAACATGTGTTTCATTCTGATTGCATACACAACTGGCTGCATTCCAACTCAACTTGCCCACTTTGTAGGTGTTCTGTGATCCCCACCATTAAACTTCTCAACCCGGCACCGCCCCCTCTCAGTGTAGTTCTGCTACCCCAACAAGATAACCTAAACCAGAACATCTCATCACAAGAGCAACAACAGCAATCAGAGAATCGACAAGAGGAAGAGGTTCGTGATAGCTCAAATTCTGCCGAGTTATCAAACGAACATGTGGTAATACAAATAGAAAGTTCATCAAGTTCAACAGAATGTGTACAGGCATCCAAATCAAGAATCTCTAGTTCTTCATGA
- the LOC120017104 gene encoding probable E3 ubiquitin-protein ligase RHA4A isoform X3 gives MALPPTPTPSHLYPQALQLKLYQAFIFSIPILFSIILFLLFYLFYLKRRASTLSSSPPPILPRSSNEGTPYVVSVGLKGELKNKLPSILCDEETRTRESQCSVIPTIKLLNPAPPPLSVVLLPQQDNLNQNISSQEQQQQSENRQEEEVRDSSNSAELSNEHVVIQIESSSSSTECVQASKSRISSSS, from the exons ATGGCTTTACCTCCAACTCCAACAccttcacatctttaccctcaAGCTCTTCAACTCAAACTTTACCAGGCTTTCATATTCTCAATTCCAATTCTCTTCTCTATCATCCTCTTCTTGTTGTTCTACTTGTTCTACCTCAAGAGGAGGGCTTCAACACTCTCTTCTTCACCTCCACCAATACTTCCAAGAAGTTCCAATGAAGGCACTCCATATGTAGTCTCT GTGGGTTTGAAGGGGGAGCTCAAGAACAAGTTACCAAGTATCTTATGTGATGAAGAAACAAGGACAAGAGAATCACA GTGTTCTGTGATCCCCACCATTAAACTTCTCAACCCGGCACCGCCCCCTCTCAGTGTAGTTCTGCTACCCCAACAAGATAACCTAAACCAGAACATCTCATCACAAGAGCAACAACAGCAATCAGAGAATCGACAAGAGGAAGAGGTTCGTGATAGCTCAAATTCTGCCGAGTTATCAAACGAACATGTGGTAATACAAATAGAAAGTTCATCAAGTTCAACAGAATGTGTACAGGCATCCAAATCAAGAATCTCTAGTTCTTCATGA
- the LOC120017102 gene encoding cellulose synthase-like protein G3 — protein MELHPRGRTSTPTATPIHGSPPLHTLKPLRRAAFYRLFALVYMCGLVALFFHHTQNLLHSKTLLSISLSFSLLFSDLILTFMWATTQASRMNPVRRREFPENVEQVVEKKEFPGLDVFICTADPYKEPPITVVNTVLSVLSYDYPAEKLSVYVSDDGGSSLTLFAFVEASKFAKHWLPFCRENDIVDRSPEEYFRASNHDWSYSSEVGKIKMMFESMKSKVENVVERGAVSDEYITTDEERLIFDKWTDGFTRHDHPAVIQVLLENGKDKDITDHSMPNLTYLSREKRRTSHHHFKAGALNALLRVSATMTNAPIVLTNDCDMYSNDPHTPRRALCYLLDPRMIDSQLGFIQFPQRFKGINKDDIYGCEHKHLFHINMIGMDGLRGPNFVGSGGFFFRRALFGGPSTFVSPEIPKLCPTHIVDKPIQSQEILALAHHVAGSNYENNTNWGSKMGFRYGSLVEDYHTGYKLHCEGWKSILCNPDRAAFYGDAPISLIDSLNQNKRWAIGLLEVAFSKYSPITYGARSMGPLTGPLMGLAYSQYGFWSIWSIPITTYAFLPQLALLNGVSILPKVSEPYWFFLYVFLCVGGYVQDLLDFILEGSTVHRWWSDQRIWIIRGLSSYLFGLIEFLSRHIVSSTLSFNVTSKVVDDEQSKRYDQGIFEFGVASPMFVPLVMAAMINFVAFVHGLVQVLRWRDMEGLVMQMFISGFVMLNCWPIYEAMVLRSDKGKMPTKVTATAAILAFALYASTSLIFKE, from the exons aTGGAGCTCCATCCAAGAGGGCGCACCTCCACCCCCACAGCCACCCCCATCCACGGCAGCCCTCCTCTTCACACGCTCAAGCCGTTGCGCCGCGCAGCCTTTTACCGTCTCTTTGCTCTAGTTTACATGTGTGGACTCGTAGCTCTTTTTTTTCATCACACGCAAAATCTCCTCCACTCAAAAACCCTACTCTCCATCTCtttatctttctctctcctcttctcgGATCTCATCTTGACCTTCATGTGGGCCACCACACAGGCTTCCCGGATGAATCCAGTTCGGCGCAGAGAGTTTCCGGAGAATGTTGAACAAGtggtggaaaaaaaagagtttcctGGTCTTGATGTGTTCATATGCACGGCGGATCCGTACAAAGAGCCGCCAATCACGGTGGTTAACACGGTGTTATCGGTGTTGTCTTATGACTATCCGGCGGAGAAGTTGTCAGTGTATGTTTCGGATGACGGTGGTTCTTCACTTACCCTCTTTGCTTTCGTCGAGGCTTCCAAGTTTGCGAAGCATTGGTTACCGTTTTGCAGAGAAAACGACATCGTTGATAGGAGTCCTGAAGAGTATTTCAGGGCATCAAATCATGATTGGTCTTACTCTTCTGAGGTTGGCAAGATTAAG ATGATGTTCGAGAGCATGAAATCTAAGGTGGAAAACGTTGTAGAGAGAGGAGCTGTTAGTGATGAGTACATCACCACTGATGAAGAACGCCTGATTTTTGACAAGTGGACGGATGGATTTACCCGTCATGATCATCCAGCTGTGATTCAG GTCTTATTAGAAAATGGCAAGGACAAAGACATCACAGACCATTCCATGCCAAATCTAACTTATCTCTCTAGAGAAAAAAGGAGAACCTCACATCACCACTTCAAAGCTGGTGCTCTCAATGCCCTG CTTCGAGTATCGGCTACCATGACTAATGCTCCGATAGTTCTGACCAATGATTGCGATATGTACTCCAATGATCCCCATACACCACGTCGAGCCCTATGTTACTTATTGGACCCTAGAATGATCGATTCTCAATTAGGGTTCATTCAATTCCCTCAACGTTTCAAAGGGATCAACAAGGATGATATCTATGGTTGTGAGCACAAACACCTTTTCCACATTAATATGATCGGAATGGATGGACTACGAGGCCCGAATTTTGTTGGATCAGGAGGCTTTTTCTTTCGTCGGGCTTTGTTTGGAGGCCCATCCACATTTGTGTCCCCAGAAATTCCAAAATTGTGCCCGACCCATATCGTCGACAAGCCCATCCAGTCCCAAGAAATTTTGGCCTTGGCCCATCATGTAGCTGGCTCCAATTATGAGAACAACACCAATTGGGGCTCAAAG ATGGGATTTAGATATGGGTCACTAGTTGAGGACTACCACACTGGTTATAAGTTGCATTGCGAGGGCTGGAAATCCATACTATGCAATCCTGATAGGGCAGCATTTTATGGGGATGCCCCTATTAGCTTGATTGATAGTCTGAATCAAAACAAAAGATGGGCCATTGGGCTTCTTGAAGTAGCCTTCTCTAAATATAGCCCAATAACTTATGGTGCTCGATCTATGGGCCCTCTCACAGGCCCTCTCATGGGCCTAGCTTACTCACAATATGGATTTTGGTCCATTTGGTCTATTCCAATCACAACATATGCCTTCCTGCCACAACTTGCTCTCCTCAACGGAGTTTCAATCTTACCAAAG GTCTCGGAACCATATTGGTTTTTCCTGTATGTTTTTCTTTGTGTAGGGGGCTATGTACAAGATTTACTTGACTTCATATTAGAGGGCTCAACGGTGCACCGGTGGTGGAGTGATCAGAGGATTTGGATTATAAGAGGGCTTTCATCTTACTTGTTTGGACTAATTGAGTTCTTATCTAGACACATTGTGAGTTCCACACTTAGTTTCAATGTGACTAGTAAAGTAGTTGATGATGAACAAAGTAAAAGATATGACCAAGGGATCTTTGAGTTTGGGGTTGCATCACCCATGTTTGTTCCTCTAGTTATGGCAGCAATGATCAATTTCGTTGCGTTTGTGCACGGACTGGTTCAAGTTCTTAGATGGAGAGACATGGAGGGACTAGTTATGCAGATGTTCATATCAGGGTTTGTGATGCTGAATTGCTGGCCAATCTATGAAGCCATGGTGCTGAGGAGTGACAAAGGGAAAATGCCTACAAAAGTGACTGCCACTGCAGCAATTCTGGCATTTGCATTATATGCATCAACTTCTCTCATTTTCAAGGAGTAA